From the genome of Bacillota bacterium:
CTAAGCCTGTAACTTCTCTTACAACCTTAATAACTTTTATTTTTTCAGGTCCCACTTCTTTTAATACAACAGTAAACTCTGTTTTCTCTTCTTCAACAGGTGCTGCCGTTGCTCCTGCTGCTGCCGGTGCTGCTGCAACTGCAACAGGTGCTGCTGCAGAAACTCCAAATTCCTCTTCTAGAGCTTTTACCAGCTCTGATAACTCTAAAACTGTCAAGCTCTTAACTTCTTCAATTAACTTTGTTATTTTTTCACTAGCCATTATTATATACCTCCTATATACATCCATTAGTTTTATTCTTAATTATTTATTTTTCCTGAACAACCTATTACTATCTATTTGCAATTTAATTGTTATGCACTTTCTTTTTTCTTTGCAATTGCATTCAAGACCACTACTAAACCTCTTATGTTTGCATTTAATACGTTTACAAAACCTGCTATTGGAGAATTTAAACCTCCAAGTACTCTTGCAATAAGCACTTCTTTTGACGGCAGATTGGCCAGAGCTTTAATCCCATCTACGTCCACTATTTTACTTTCTACTACACCTGCTTTTAGTTGCAGCTTATCAAATTTATCTGCATATTCATTCATTATCTTGGCAGGTGCTACAACATCAGTTTCGCTGTAAGCAATTGATGTAGGCCCTACAAGGTAAGGATCTAGCTCTTTAAATCCCATTTGATTAACCGCAATTTTAGTCAATGTGTTCTTTACAACTTTGTATTCAACACCTGCTTTACGCAGAGCCCTTCTCATTTCAGTATCCTGCTCTACGGTAAGTCCTCTATAATCTGCAATAACAATTGTTTTTGCAGAAGAAAGCCTTTTTACTAAGTCGCTAACAATTTCCTTTTTCCTTTCAAGTATACGTTCACTTGGCATTATATTACCTTCACCTCCCTCTAAAGTTTACAAACTTACGCTTTCCCTAGCGCTTTTAAAATAAATAAACCCTCCACACGCACATAGACATATGAAGGGTATCGACTTCTTAAAATCAATCTTCTTCACCTCGGCAGGACGACATAACGTCTATTATGCACAAAGGCACCTGCTGTCTATGGCAAAGTGGTTATTTTCTTATTGTCATAATCTAAAGCATATAATGTTTCTCAACTAAGAGCCTTTAAAGGATTTATCTTAATGCCGGGGCCCATAGTTGATGATAGTACTACACTTTTTAAATATTGTCCTTTTGCTGCTGCCGGCTTTGCTCTTATTACAGCTTCCACCAATGTACGGTAATTATCCATAAGCTTTTCAGTGCCAAAAGAAACTTTTCCAATAGGACAATGAATGATATTTGTTTTGTCCAGCCTATACTCAATTTTACCTGCTTTTATGTCTGCAATAGCTTTTGCGATATCCATTGTTACAGTACCTGCTTTAGGGTTAGGCATCAATCCTTTAGGTCCAAGTATTCTTCCGATTCTCCCTACAACTCCCATCATATCTGGTGTTGCTACCACAGCATCAAATTCAAACCAGTTTTCATTCTGAATTTTGGCTACCATATCTTCAGCACCTACATAATCAGCACCAGCATCCTCTGCCTCTTTTGCTTTATCTCCCTTTGCAAAAACCAGTACTCTCACTTTTTTACCTGTACCATGGGGAAGTACTACCGCTCCCCTTACTTGTTGGTCTGCATATCTCGAATCTACACCAAGTCTCAGGTGTACCTCTACAGTCTCATCAAACTTTGCACTTGCAGTTTTTTGTACCAGTTCCAGAGCCTCGATAGGTTCATAAAGCTTAGTTTTATCAACAATTTTAGCTACTTCCAAATACCTTTTTCCTCTTTTCATATTCTTTTCACCTCCGTGGTTATTTTTCGGGAAATATTCTCCCTCCCACAATATTTAACTAGTCTACAACAACAATACCCATACTTCTAGCAGTTCCGGCTATCATACTTTCTGCAGCCTCAATACTTGCTGCATTTAAATCAGGCATTTTAAGTTCTGCTATTTTTCTAATCTCTTCACGGGATATTTTAGCAACCTTATCTGTATTAGGCCTGCCTGAACCACTCTCAATTTTACAAGCTCTTTTTAGTAACACTGAAGCTGGAGGAGTTTTAGTTATAAAGGTAAAAGACCTATCAGAATAAATAGTTATTACTACAGGTATTATCAAGCCAGCGTCCTTTGCGGTTCTTTCATTAAACTCCTTACAAAAAGCCATTATGTTAACTCCATGTTGTCCTAAAGCTGGTCCAACCGGTGGAGCAGGTGTTGCCTTTCCAGCAGGAATTTGTAGCTTTACATAGCCGGTTATTTTTTTTGCCATCTTTTGGTCCACCTCCCAATTTTATATAAAACAAAAATTTTTTGTTATAACGTTAACGTTATAACTTTTGTATTTGCGCCAATTCCAATTCCACAGGTGTTTCTCTCCCGAACATCGACACTGAAACACGGACCTTCTTTTTCTCAAGGTTTATTTCTTCTACTGTCCCTATAAAATTTTCAAGGGGACCGGAAATAACCCTTACACTGTCACCAACTTCGTAATCAACAACAGTCTGAAACTCTTCTACTCCCATAGCCTTTACCTCGTCATCCGTCAAAGGCACGGGCCTGGATAAAGGACCAACAAATCCGGTAACTCCTCTTATGTTTCTTACAATGTGCCAGGTTTCGTCGGTCATAATCATCTTAATAAGGACATACCCCGGAAAAACCTTTTTTAAAGTCGTTTTCTTTTTACCGTCTTTTATTTCAATCTGTTCTTCCATGGGTATTACTATATCAACAATGTAATCCTGCATTCCCCTATTTTCAATAATTTTTTCAAGGTTTGCCTTTACCTTATTCTCATATCCGGAATAAGTATGGACTACATACCACTTAAGGCCTTCGGACATTTCTTCAGGAAGCATTAAACCCTATATCCTCCTTGTTTTTCTTTATAAACTCCTATACTTTAAAAAATCTACCTTAAAGTCAACTCCACAATTTTTGATAACCCAAAGTCTACAATCCATATAATTACTCCAAATATGAAGCATATAACCAATACTGCAACAATGTTATTAAACAATTGCTGCCTATTTAACCATACAACCTTTTTTAATTCCGATTTTACTTCTTTAAAAAATTTCGTAAACTTCTTAACGGCCATTTTTGCTTTTGAATCTTTTACTTTATCAGCCATATCCATGCATCTCCACCATAATATCTATTTATATTACTTTATATCACATGTACACCATTTCCAAATTACCGCGTTTCCTTATGAGCCGTATGTTTACGGCAGAATTTACAGTATTTATTCATTTCAATCCTGTCAGGGTCGTTCTTTTTATTCTTCATGGTATTATAATTTCTACGTTTACATTCTGAGCACGCTAATGTAACTTTAACTCTCACTAAAAACACCTCCAGCCTTCCACCTTAACTTAATATTAGGCATAAAAAAAAGACCTATCCTAGGAGCATTATTAACTGTAACATAAAAGTTTTAAGAAGTCAAGAATTTTTTTCTTCCTCTTTCCTGCTTTCTACCAATGCCTTAATTACCTCCAGATGCAATTTGCTATCTTTAAATTTATCTTTCATTACCACAACCAAGGAATTGTTATTACAGGATTTGCCCTTTTTTGATAGGATGTAAGCTGCCGCTTCTGAATTATCCATACTTATCCCATAAACATGTTCCTCTTCATTCCCATGAAGCTTTAAACTAAAATATTCATCCCCTTTTATGTCTAATTCTTTAACAAAATCATCCAATTTTGCTATATCTGCTACAACTCCATATTCCCGAAAGCTATCTTTATCCATTATTAATATGTGGTAATCTCCCTGGGTTATGAAATTATACGCATTTAACATCATATTTATTTTATACGGTATAATTACCTCATTTTCAATCAACAGCATTCCTATATTAACTTCTTTAATATTTTCCAGCTTCTCTTTAATTACCTCTTTTAATCTATTAAAATATACCTCATTATATTCAAAATATCCAAAAAAAACAATATTTACCGTATCATCTTTATTGCTCTCCATAAAAAGAGGAAATATTATAGCTAAAATGAATGTTAATAAAATAGCTCCGGCAACAATACAGTTTTTATAATAGTAAAAAAAATTTTCCGCCCATTGCCTATTTATACCTAAGCTGCTTAACAAAGAATAAAATCTTGAATTCTCATTCTCTCTGAAAATACCGGATTCTGATTGGAATTTATCTTTTTTCAGATTTTCTATCATCTGGTAATAGGCTTCATTAATTTTTCCCATATTTAATCCTGGAACTTCATTTCCAGAATTTTCACGTTTGAGAACAAGGTGCTTCTTTGCCAATATATAATATCTTTTTTCTATTTCTTCCCTGCTTGCATCTTCTCTTATGCCCAATATTTCATGAGCCTTATATTTGTCCTGCATGAGTTTGATCGCCTATATCCTTTTTTAGTTATATCCTTTTTTAGTTGTGTTGTACCGGTTAATTTGATGTTAATTTGATACGTTAAATATTTTACTGATTATACCTGAAAACTTCATTTTTGAGTTTTGAAAAAACTCCAAAATCTTAAATTTAATTTTAACCGGTATATCTTTATCACTTTCTGCAGCAGTTATTATGCTGTACTCCTCTTTGGTTAAAGCATTTTTTAATTCTTCCTTCACAGAATCAGGCACTGTTCCATGAGTTACATCAACAAAGCAAAGAGGAGGAAATAGAACACACCACCAATTAGATCCTTCTCCTTTTCCTATTAGAACCTTCAGTGCTTGGTAATTCCCTGCAGGCAGAGTAATATCACCGTATGTTTTTGTAGGAAAAGGATATTCCCCTATGTCAATTTTTACCGCATAATTTTTGCCGTAAGTCTCTATCTTTTCATTAACAAGTTTTTTAATGCCATCAATATTCATATTTATTATTCTTTTTGACTCATTAATATCTTTCGAGCCTTTTAGCTTCGTTTCCATATATTCAATGATTGCATTTTTTACATCTATTTTTAAAGCCTGGTCTTCGTCAGAATTGCTGTTTGCCACTACATGGAGCCGTATTAAATTTTCCTCAAGGCCCTTTGAAATATCTTCGGAATAAAATACATAATGAATGCAAAAAGCTAATAAGGCAACAATTAGGATTGGTATTCCAGTCCTTAATATCCGGTTTTTATTAACATTAAATAATTTCATACAAAAAAACTTCATATTGTTATTGTTATATTTGTTCCTTGACGAAATATTTCTTTGCATAAAAATCCCCCAGCTTAAATACTTATTTTCTTATACATTAAAAGTATTGCCAGGGGTAAAATTTTTTATACAGTAATTAATTAGGTTAACTACCTTTTTTTTCTAACGAAGCCCTTATAAAATCTTTAAACAAGGGATGGCACCTGTTTGGCCTGGATTTGTATTCAGGATGGAACTGTACTCCTATAAACCATGCGTGGTTAGGAAGTTCAATTGTCTCTACCAGTCTTTCACTTGGAGATAGTCCTGATAAAACCATACCTTTCTCCGTTAAAATTTCTCTATACTCATTATTCAATTCATACCTGTGCCTGTGCCTTTCATAAATTAAATCTTCATTATAAATGCTATGAATTTTAGAACCGGCTTTTAACTTACATGGGTATAGGCCTAACCTCATAGTACCTCCTTTTTCAAAGACGTCCCTTTGCTCAGGCATCAGGTCTATAACAAGATATTTAGTTTCGGGATTAAATTCGGAGCTATGGGCATCTTTTAAACCACATACATTCCTGCAAAATTCAACTACCGCCATTTGCATTCCCAGGCATATCCCAAAAAACGGTATATTATTTACCCTTGCGTAGTTCACAGCAGTTATTTTCCCCTCAATACCTCTGTCACCAAAACCGCCAGGTACAAGAATTCCATCTGCATATTGTAAATAATCTTTAACAGTTTCATTGTTAATATCTTCCGCATTAATCCAGTTTATATTTACATGAGTGTCATTGGCTATTCCTCCATGGTTCAATGCCTCCACAATACTCAAATATGCGTCATGAAGCTCGATATATTTGCCAACAAGAGCTATTGTAACACTTTTCTTCAAGTTCTTTTGCCTATATACCATTTCTTCCCACTCAGCCAAGTCCGGTTTACCACATGTTATATTCAATCTCTTACATACAATGTCTCCCAGGCCTTCCTTTTCAAGCATGAGAGGTACCTCATACAGCACTTTTGCATCTATGTTTTGTATTACCCAATCAGCAGAGAGATTACAAAATAAGCCTATTTTTTCCTTCAATTCCCTGGTTAATTGCTTTTTAGTTCTGCAAACAATAACATCCGGCTGAATACCTATACTCCTTAACTCCTTTACACTGTGTTGGGTTGGCTTTGTCTTTAATTCACCGGATTTGTCCAGGTAAGGTACAAGAGTTACATGAATATACATTACATTTTCTCTTCCCATATCTGTAGAAAATTGCCTTATTGCCTCTAAAAACGGCAAGCTTTCTATATCTCCTACTGTACCTCCAATTTCAGTTATAACTACATCAATATTATTAGATTTAGCTACCCTATGAATCCTCTCTTTTATTTCATTTGTTATATGGGGAATTACCTGGACAGTCCCACCTAAAAATTCGCCCTTACGTTCTTTGCTTATAACTGAAAGATAAACCTTTCCTGTTGTAACATTACTGTTTTTATTCAAATTTTCATCTATAAATCTTTCGTAATGTCCAAGGTCAAGGTCGGTTTCCGCCCCATCATCAGTCACAAATACTTCTCCATGCTGATAAGGGCTCATTGTACCCGGGTCAACATTTATATACGGATCAAACTTCTGAATAGTTACACGTAGCCCCCTCGCCTTTAAAAGCCTCCCAAGAGATGCTGCTGTAATGCCTTTTCCCAGGCCGGATACAACTCCTCCTGTTATGAATATATATTTCACAGCCATTGTTTTATCCTCCAAAGCCGTCAATTGATTGTATAATTGCTCTACGTAGTTTTACTCAGTATATTTTATATTTATATATTATAAGTGTCAAGAAGTGTCAAGATTTTGTCAAGATTTCTACTGCCTTTGCGTACTGCTTATCATAGCTTAAAATTACCCTGTCTAATTCGTCATTTAATGCTTTTTGAGTTGTAAAATCCAATACTCCGCCGGGGTAAAACCCTTTGTCTGTACGGAATTTCCATATTGCCTTAAATGTTTTTTCATCCAGAACAGTATCAGGCTCATCTACATCATAGCCGAGTACTTTTAGAATCTTCTCTGCGTTGTATACATCAATCCCTTCATCACCAAGTCCAGGTTTCCATGTCCGTGTAAGTTTCTGTATATTATTGATACTAATACCATTTACCGGCTGAGGGTCATCCACTATAATATCCGGTATAATACCTACCCCGTCAATCATTTCCCCTTTTGGAGTAAGATACACACCTGTAGTTATCTTCGACCAACCTATTATTTCATCATTTGAAGGGCTAACATTATATTTACTAATCAGGTCATAAGCATTGACTGTTCTTGAACCTATCTGTTCCGAATACTTCTTATATGCCTCAGGGCTTAGAATAGGCAGCATGTTCTGGACTTTTGCCTTACCAAAAGTTTTTGTCCCGACCAATATGCCTGCATTTGTATCCTGTACAGCCCCAGCTAAAATCTCAGAAGCGCTTGAACTCATACCATTCACTAAAATTACCAGGTTGTATTTTAGTTTCGACAAGAACGAATAATATTCCTGATCAGGCATGTCATTGGATTTAAAGGTCAGTTTTGTTATTAATCCCTTTGGAACAAATTTCCTTGCCACAGCAATGCACTGATCAACTAATCCACCAGGATTATCTCTTAAGTCAAGTATTATCTTATTTACTTCTTTTAAATCCATTTCTTTCAGGGCAGTGGTAATAAACTCATCGGTATTGGCATTGAACATTTCCAGTTTAATATAACCTATATCATCTTTGATTTCATATGTAACAGGATTAATTTTAATTTTCATCCTTACAACTTCAATGTTCATAATTCCGGAACCATTGTTTCTAACTACACCTAACGTTACTTTGGTACCTGTTTTCCCTTTAATAAGGCTGGCTACTTCTTCTATTGACAAACCTCCAATATTCTTTCCATCCACCGTCACAATTCTGTCTCCCTGTAGGAGTCCTGACTTTTCTGCAGGAGAACCGGGAAATACTTTGGATACAACAATATAGTCAGCCCTTTTTTCCATTACCAGCCCTATTCCTTCATATGTACCTTCTACATCTCCAAAAAAGCTTTCGGCCTGACTTTGGCTAAAATATGAGGTATATGGGTCCATGGTAGCAAACATTCCCCTTAACGCCCCTTCTATTAATTGACTATCATCTATCTCTCCTGCATATTTTTCTTTAATCAGGTCCATAACACTCTTTAGATATTCGGGATCGAAAGTATTGTTTTCTGAGATGCTATCTTCTGATGCCAAAACATTTCCACAAGTTTTTGTGCCTGATAAAATTAAAAATACTGTAACAACTATGCAAATAAGAATTTTATTAAGATACAACACCTTTGTATATGACTTCGTATATCTTTTATTCACATGAATTCTCCTTTTCATAATAAAATGATTATATAAAAATAAATTTGTAAATCTACCTTAAAGTAAATTTACAAATTTATTTTACCACAATCCATTATTTTTTTGTACAAAAAAAAGAAAAACATAGCATCAATTATAACCAATTACCCGCTCCCTATAATCCTTTCTTATACCTTCTCTCATGTAAGTAATAAAGTTGCTTATCAAAGTGGCTGCCCTTGCTTTAGTAATTTTCTCGTCACATCTTATATAGCCTTTATCATCCCCTTTAATAAGCCCTATCCTATCCGCCACATAGATTGCGTTTCTGGCATAGGTAGGTATACTTGCGTCATCCTTGAATGGAGTTATGGCATAAGGATTTGGTGCTAATTCTTCCAATCCCAGGGCCCTTATAAAAACAACAACTACCTCGGCCAACGTAATTTTATCTTCCGGTGCAAATATCTCCTGCCCTCTTCCAAGAATAAGTCCTTTCTTATGTGCTTTATCTATTTGGGAAAAGTATTTATGATCAACAGGTATGTCTGCATAAGGGGAAATAATTTCTTCTACCTTCTCCCTGCTCCTTATTGTCCTTGAGCTTCTTGAAGCCGTTGTTTTAGCGGTAGGAGAAGAATCAACAGGATCCTCCCCGAAAGCCTCAACAAGGGCCGCTACAAATTCTGCTCTTGTCATAAATTCTTCAGGGTTGAATTCTTTTTCATTATTATTAAACACTCCAAGACTATAGAGCATTTTTATTTCATTTTCAGCCCAATGGCCTCTTAAATATGAAAGGTCATATACAGGCAGCCTTGTCTGTTGCGGGAATGCCTCAAGTTTTAAACTATCTCTTGTTTCAATCATCCTATAGGTTGAAATGCCTTTCGAGTCAAACTCCGGAAGACTGCAGAAATATTCCAATATGCTTGAATTGCTATGAGTCTTCACATAACCACCCTGAAAACTTATTTGTTCCGGTATATTCCCTACAAACTTAATGTCCTCTACAGCAGAAGATGAGACAGTTACTTGGGCTCTACCGCCCCACCTGTCATACGCATCACCGGTTCTTCTTTCACTCTTTATTTCATAATTTAATATGCATGTTTCAGTATTTCCCCAATACTGATCATATCCGAACGTTTTCCCTGTCATTTCCACTGTTATGGTACCACCATTATTTACATTTCCAATCTGGTAGGTTTTCTTTCCCCACATGCTTCCGGCAAAATAATCTATTGCCGGCTTTTTATCAACAAGTCTCGAATATGAAAATTCATAGTTTCTTAATACATATGTATCATTATTTATCCTTATCGTCTCAGAAGGATTCCTTAATAGCGATACTTCTTCTACCACCTGTCCGTCTTTTGTTTCAACTGTCTTGATATTATATGATATACTTCTTATAAGAGAAGCACTTTTATCAATGTTCTTCAGATTATATGTATAAGTTGCATTAACAGTATCCTGCCTTGTTGTCTTTTTTACAGTAACTGTACCTGAGAACACTATAGGTTCCCCTGTAATGAAGCACACTTCTCTGTACTCGAGCGAGGCATTACTATCTACACTTCCGGAAGTTATCCCTCCCTCATAACCTAATTGAACTTTCTGGGCAAATACAGGTAAAGGTTTAAAACAGGAAACTATAAGTACAAAAATTGTTGTAACTACTGGAGCAAAGAACTTTGAAATACTCCTCATCTAACCTCTCACCTCTCACTTCTAACAATTACTCCTCAACAATAATAACATAGGCATCTCCTGTTCCAGCCTTGTCTTTTTTTATAATCCTTACTTTGTCACCATTTTTCAAGGCTGATGGTTTTATCTCCTTGTCATTTTTCAGTATTAAACTGTTTTTGAGAATTCTAAGATTCATTTCACCACTATCTACCCATTTCCTTTGAGAGACGTCATAAGTTTTTGTCTTTACAAGATGTATTTCATCCGGTTCCTCAATAATTGTGCCTTCTCCACCTACAACACCGCCTCCTATATTGTAGATCTCACCTCTAATGTTATAAATACCATAAGGAGCAGTACTGATAACCTTAGCATCTAATCCGTCGGCAACTATATAAACCACCCTGTTTATAAAACTGTCTTCTCCATAACCTGTAAAATCATCTTGATTAATCAGTCCCTCTTCATCCAAAACCCTTGTATCAAAAGTAATATTAAATGTTTTCGGTGTGTTATTATACTCCCAATTTACACCATTTAGCCTGGAAAACGACTCAACAGTAAAATCAACGTTATCATTTATCGATTTTATCCTGGCACGGTAAATTTCTAAATTATCCAAAACAGGTTTATAATATACTTGTATGATACCGGCCATTAAATCGCCGCTGTTGCTCCTGTTGGCAACAATATATACTGTATCTTCTTCAGAAATGCTGTTTCCCTGCACAAGCCTTCCATCTTTAATTATAATACTTTCCCTGCCATATAATATATTTTTTAATTCTCTATCAATTGTTAGCCTTCCGGAACCGGAAATATGTTTTGCCACTGTATCATTATAAATTATTTCTGCTTCTTTTGAATTTCTAACAGATATGAACTTTACATGCTCACTGCCGCCGTAATCTTTTCCAACAGCAATGTATGCTTCCTTGCTTCTTAATAAGAAGCCTGCAAGGCTAATATCAGCTTCTCTCCCATTATAGAATATGCTGTATTCCTCTGCCAGTTCAAAACTGGTAAAACCTTTAACTCCCGCTCTTACCCATCTTCCTCTATCAAAAACGAGAAGGTTTCCTACAATAATTCTGTTGGATATATCATTCATATAGCTTATAAAGCCTTTATACACATTTGATATAAAATGCCGCTCCCCCTCTTCAATAATAATTTCTTTTATATTTGTAGATTCCGATGTCTTGCTAAGCAACAGCTTGATCCTGTCACCATCTTTCAAATCGCTTAAATCTGTAAGTATACCATTGACAAAAACTGCAACATCCTTGTTGATTTTAAGTATTTCTTGGTACTTCTCTTCCTGGTATTCTACAATTAAAGTATCTGCAGTTTTATAAAGCACCTTTGCATATTTTACAATATAATTACTAACACCACTTATTGAAACAATATAACCATCACTGTCCAATCTTATAAATACAGTATCTCCTTCTTCAATGCTTTCAAGGGTTGCCTTCTTATGGTTTTTCAGTACTTCAATATTATCAGGGTTTATATAATTGTATGTCTGAAGCATGTCCTCTCGTTCTTTGATTTGTATACCTTGTTCCATTATAGAAGGGTTATATACAGTTATGTAACCAAGAGCAGGATTGTTATCTTCCACAATACCGCTTATTACAGTAAACCCATATAAATTACTGTTAATCCGGTTGGAATCCTCAAGTTTATCATCATAGGCAAATAAATTGGCAGTAAGTATAAAAAACAGAAAGCACACCTGTAAAATTATATAAATAATTCGACGTATTCTAAAATGTCCCCTGGTAAACCGCCACATAAATTTCTCCCCCTACTATTACAGTACCATTAAAACCAAGAAAATTCCTGTAAAACAAAATAAGTTACAAAAATAAATTGCCTCACATTCTTTATCGGCAATTTATTCTCATAACTTAACTTAATGCAAAAATCAAAACGTTCTCTTGCCATATGTCCATGCTACATGCTTCTACTTTGCAAAAACATGCTTGCCTATCCTTACCACAATAGGCCTGCTCCAAATCCATTTGCTTGTCGCAGTAGCGGGGTTCCAGTAATATATACATCCATACGTAGGGTCCCAACCATTCAATGCATCCCTGGCAGCATTATATGCAGTTTGATTGGGCTGCAAGTTAATTTGGCCATCATAGACCACACTGAAAGCCCCCGGCTGGTAGATTACCCCTGCTATTGTGTTTGGAAATCTGCTATCTCTTACCCTGTTTAACACTACCGCACCTACAGCCACTTGACCTGCATATGGTTCTCCCCTCGCTTCTGCATATATTAGGTGGGCAAGTAAATTTGCATCCTTACTATAGGATTGAGTTGTAGCCCGCCCTGTGGGTAATCCAAGCGCTGCCAAAGTTTCAGGTCCCGCAATTCCATCAACCTTTAAACCGTTCTTTTGCTGGAAATATCGTACTGCTTGATATGTCTGATATCCATAAATTCCATCGATATTGCCTTTATAATAACCCCATTTTTTTAACCTGGTCTGAATTTCTATAACTTCCTGACCTCTAGAACCATAATATGACAGGACTTCACGGCCATATCCGTAAAGCTCCCACACCTTGTCTTTTAACTGGTAAACTATACATGCAAATAAGGCTATTAGTATAATACAAACTACAAAATTTAAGTATTTCTTCTTCAATAAAGTACCACTCCCTTTAACC
Proteins encoded in this window:
- a CDS encoding S-layer homology domain-containing protein, which codes for MRSISKFFAPVVTTIFVLIVSCFKPLPVFAQKVQLGYEGGITSGSVDSNASLEYREVCFITGEPIVFSGTVTVKKTTRQDTVNATYTYNLKNIDKSASLIRSISYNIKTVETKDGQVVEEVSLLRNPSETIRINNDTYVLRNYEFSYSRLVDKKPAIDYFAGSMWGKKTYQIGNVNNGGTITVEMTGKTFGYDQYWGNTETCILNYEIKSERRTGDAYDRWGGRAQVTVSSSAVEDIKFVGNIPEQISFQGGYVKTHSNSSILEYFCSLPEFDSKGISTYRMIETRDSLKLEAFPQQTRLPVYDLSYLRGHWAENEIKMLYSLGVFNNNEKEFNPEEFMTRAEFVAALVEAFGEDPVDSSPTAKTTASRSSRTIRSREKVEEIISPYADIPVDHKYFSQIDKAHKKGLILGRGQEIFAPEDKITLAEVVVVFIRALGLEELAPNPYAITPFKDDASIPTYARNAIYVADRIGLIKGDDKGYIRCDEKITKARAATLISNFITYMREGIRKDYRERVIGYN
- the sleB gene encoding spore cortex-lytic enzyme, whose translation is MKKKYLNFVVCIILIALFACIVYQLKDKVWELYGYGREVLSYYGSRGQEVIEIQTRLKKWGYYKGNIDGIYGYQTYQAVRYFQQKNGLKVDGIAGPETLAALGLPTGRATTQSYSKDANLLAHLIYAEARGEPYAGQVAVGAVVLNRVRDSRFPNTIAGVIYQPGAFSVVYDGQINLQPNQTAYNAARDALNGWDPTYGCIYYWNPATATSKWIWSRPIVVRIGKHVFAK